A DNA window from Maribellus comscasis contains the following coding sequences:
- a CDS encoding phosphotransferase translates to MKELPVVRSTLSAIELGKFIKDQYQLSEDFICELFRTGMNHTYFFSSAEMKYVVRVYSHNWRSKHEVNEELKLLKFLQGNDLSVSFPIQDRNGEFIQEILAPEGVRYVVLFSFARGDKIRFMDKETCFSIGSQMAKIHNITLNKVIDRISYNRRSLIEFPYRHLAQFFSEKLPEMEFIKDFEKSFHDSDFEHIQTGVVHMDIWYDNMAVVNENEITIFDFDFCGNGWQVLDIAYFCKQLFFIETDKKQYESKIQSFLKGYQEKRELSENELRLIPKAGASVFIFYLGVQAQRFDWSNIFLTENYLKMFVGRIKSWIDYYETKEVNVDV, encoded by the coding sequence ATGAAAGAACTTCCCGTTGTAAGGTCTACGCTTTCCGCAATAGAATTAGGAAAGTTTATAAAAGACCAATATCAGTTGAGCGAAGATTTTATTTGTGAATTATTTAGAACAGGGATGAATCACACTTATTTCTTTTCATCCGCAGAAATGAAATATGTTGTACGCGTTTACAGTCACAATTGGAGGTCTAAACATGAAGTTAATGAAGAGTTAAAACTATTAAAGTTTCTTCAGGGAAATGATTTAAGTGTTTCTTTTCCAATTCAAGACAGAAATGGAGAGTTCATTCAAGAAATACTTGCTCCGGAAGGAGTCAGATATGTAGTACTTTTTTCGTTTGCCCGAGGTGACAAAATTCGATTTATGGACAAAGAGACTTGTTTCTCTATTGGTTCACAAATGGCAAAAATTCATAATATCACTTTAAATAAAGTTATTGACCGAATTTCTTATAACAGGCGATCGCTTATTGAGTTTCCATATCGGCATTTAGCACAGTTCTTTTCCGAAAAATTACCGGAAATGGAGTTTATTAAAGATTTTGAAAAGTCTTTTCACGATTCGGATTTTGAGCATATTCAAACCGGAGTAGTACATATGGATATTTGGTATGATAATATGGCTGTTGTAAATGAAAATGAAATTACAATTTTCGATTTTGATTTTTGCGGAAACGGATGGCAGGTTTTAGACATTGCATATTTCTGCAAACAATTATTTTTTATAGAAACAGACAAGAAACAGTATGAATCAAAAATTCAAAGTTTTCTAAAAGGCTATCAGGAAAAAAGAGAATTATCAGAGAACGAACTTCGTTTAATACCTAAAGCTGGAGCTTCTGTTTTTATTTTTTATCTTGGAGTACAAGCACAGAGATTTGATTGGTCTAATATATTCTTGACGGAAAATTACCTTAAAATGTTTGTTGGCAGGATAAAGTCCTGGATTGATTATTATGAAACTAAAGAAGTAAATGTAGATGTTTAA
- a CDS encoding SDR family NAD(P)-dependent oxidoreductase, translating to MARIFITGSADGLGQMAAKMLVNQGHQVVLHARNQKRGEEALKKVPGAENVLTADLSDMEETKQLAEKVNVLGRFDTIIHNAGVYQVSGDLIFAVNTLAPYILTCLIQKPKRLVYLSSGMHLSGDYGLKNMESGRVSYSDSKLHGVILCMATARKWSDVYSNAVDPGWVPTKMGGPGAPGNLQKGFETQVWLAVNNDEEAKVSGCYFYHKKQKYHVPEATNVQVQEQFLNLCKKITGVGFPE from the coding sequence ATGGCACGGATATTTATTACCGGCTCAGCAGATGGACTGGGACAGATGGCGGCTAAGATGTTGGTTAATCAGGGGCACCAGGTGGTGCTGCATGCACGAAATCAAAAACGCGGCGAAGAGGCGCTGAAAAAGGTTCCCGGCGCGGAAAACGTTTTGACGGCTGATTTGTCAGATATGGAAGAGACAAAACAGTTAGCTGAAAAAGTAAATGTCCTGGGTCGTTTTGATACAATTATTCATAATGCCGGAGTGTACCAGGTAAGCGGTGATCTGATTTTTGCGGTAAATACTCTCGCACCATATATTCTTACATGTCTCATTCAAAAACCAAAACGTTTGGTGTATCTCAGTTCAGGTATGCATCTGAGCGGAGACTACGGCCTTAAAAATATGGAAAGTGGTCGTGTAAGTTACTCCGATTCAAAACTACACGGTGTAATCCTGTGTATGGCCACTGCCCGCAAATGGTCCGATGTATACTCCAACGCGGTGGACCCGGGATGGGTGCCCACTAAAATGGGGGGACCCGGTGCGCCCGGCAACCTTCAGAAAGGATTTGAAACACAGGTGTGGCTCGCAGTGAATAACGATGAAGAGGCCAAAGTAAGCGGCTGCTATTTTTACCACAAAAAACAAAAATACCATGTACCTGAAGCGACTAATGTTCAAGTTCAGGAACAATTTCTAAATCTGTGTAAAAAAATTACAGGAGTTGGTTTTCCTGAATAA
- a CDS encoding Gfo/Idh/MocA family protein: protein MNIAMLGTGLIGTFYTMSLHGLRSRDKVVSVYSRSEERGAKFAKENNIPRWTTNLQEAVSDPEVDVVVVGLPNDLHKEAIFAAADAGKAVLCTKPLGRNGREAWEILQKVEQAGVFHGYLEDLVYSPKHLKAHASVENGAIGKVLWVRSREAHPGPHSDWFWNPEKSGGGAIIDLGCHCIEIGRSFIGKNIRPVEVVCWADTQVKPIAAEDHAIGLVKYQNGAIGQFEVSWCFRGGMELKDEVAGVDGSIRLDNFLRTGFEMFSAPGKKGYVAEKAESDSGWLFPVGDEVHELGYNDMFADMFNAIEQGKKPIEDFYDGYVVNAIMDACYKSVKTKKWEPVEIKEWRGLDEVEPLSAFVEYDENHWLVKEEILPDGRKKVILKEKAGGEIIEKDI, encoded by the coding sequence ATGAATATAGCAATGTTAGGTACCGGATTAATCGGTACATTTTATACGATGTCACTTCACGGGCTGCGCAGTCGCGACAAAGTCGTTTCGGTTTACTCACGCTCGGAAGAAAGAGGGGCGAAATTTGCCAAAGAGAATAATATTCCCAGGTGGACCACCAATTTACAGGAAGCTGTTTCAGATCCTGAAGTAGATGTAGTGGTAGTAGGTTTACCGAACGATTTGCATAAGGAAGCAATTTTCGCCGCTGCGGACGCGGGCAAAGCTGTTTTATGCACCAAACCGCTGGGCAGAAATGGGAGAGAGGCGTGGGAGATTTTACAAAAAGTAGAACAGGCGGGTGTTTTTCATGGTTATCTAGAGGATTTGGTCTATTCACCCAAACATCTGAAGGCACACGCTTCAGTAGAAAATGGTGCTATCGGGAAAGTGTTATGGGTGCGTTCACGTGAAGCACATCCCGGTCCGCACAGCGACTGGTTCTGGAATCCGGAAAAATCGGGTGGGGGAGCCATTATCGATTTGGGATGCCATTGTATTGAAATCGGAAGGAGTTTTATCGGGAAAAATATTCGTCCTGTGGAAGTGGTTTGCTGGGCCGACACGCAGGTAAAACCTATCGCTGCTGAAGATCATGCCATTGGTTTGGTAAAATATCAGAATGGAGCCATCGGACAATTTGAGGTGAGTTGGTGTTTTCGTGGAGGAATGGAATTGAAGGATGAAGTGGCCGGTGTGGATGGCTCCATCCGGCTGGATAATTTCCTGCGCACCGGTTTTGAAATGTTTTCTGCTCCGGGGAAAAAGGGATATGTGGCAGAAAAGGCTGAATCTGATTCGGGCTGGTTATTTCCTGTGGGTGATGAAGTACATGAGTTGGGATATAACGACATGTTTGCCGATATGTTTAATGCTATTGAACAAGGGAAAAAACCGATCGAGGATTTTTACGACGGTTATGTTGTAAATGCGATTATGGATGCCTGCTACAAATCAGTCAAAACCAAAAAGTGGGAGCCGGTAGAAATAAAGGAGTGGCGCGGATTGGATGAGGTGGAACCGCTTTCGGCTTTTGTTGAATACGACGAAAACCATTGGCTGGTAAAAGAGGAAATTTTGCCCGACGGACGTAAAAAGGTGATTCTGAAAGAAAAAGCGGGTGGTGAGATAATTGAGAAAGATATTTAA
- a CDS encoding Gfo/Idh/MocA family protein produces MERRKFIKTTAAGSLAVSTVPTILTGNRWKGANDRVNVAVIGVRGMGQNHIQEYQKLENVEVAALCDVDQNLFAERIKKHFTDKDLKAPQLYSDMRKLFENKNIDAVSVVTPNHWHSLAAIWAIQAGKHVSVEKPCCHNIYEGQKLVEAAKKYDVIVQDGAEQRSNPCAISMADYLHSGKLGEVYMAKGLCFKWRDSIGSYPDGPMKKDEQFAFTVGSKNYVTPYTKEYLSKVDYNMWLGPTPELPFNRNRFHYNWHWNWLYGNGDMGNQGVHEMDIARWGLGVKLPAKISSIGGHFVFNDAQTTPNDQITVFEFPNPDGSGDKKKILQFEVRHWMTNRELASKAGETGNTYMVSDTNEIGNLFYGSDGFMSKTVNNWRVFEGQKRETGASGDGLGNHYQNFIHAIRANDQKLAKADIEEGFYSCALIHLGNISYRLGRTLEFDPETMKFINDPEADTMLTREYREPFVVPEHV; encoded by the coding sequence ATGGAACGACGGAAATTTATAAAAACAACAGCGGCCGGTAGTTTGGCGGTGTCAACTGTACCTACAATCCTCACCGGCAATCGATGGAAAGGCGCTAACGACAGGGTAAATGTGGCTGTTATTGGAGTCAGGGGAATGGGACAAAATCATATTCAGGAATACCAGAAACTTGAAAACGTAGAAGTAGCTGCGCTCTGCGATGTGGACCAAAACCTTTTTGCCGAGCGAATAAAAAAACATTTTACGGATAAGGACTTGAAGGCCCCGCAACTTTACTCCGACATGCGAAAATTGTTTGAAAACAAAAACATCGATGCTGTTTCAGTAGTAACGCCCAATCACTGGCATTCGCTTGCTGCCATTTGGGCCATCCAGGCAGGGAAACATGTTTCAGTTGAAAAACCTTGTTGCCATAACATTTATGAAGGACAAAAACTGGTAGAAGCTGCAAAGAAGTATGATGTAATTGTTCAGGATGGTGCCGAACAACGAAGCAATCCATGTGCCATTTCAATGGCCGATTATCTCCACTCGGGCAAACTGGGCGAGGTATATATGGCCAAAGGTTTGTGTTTTAAATGGCGCGACTCAATTGGCAGTTATCCTGACGGGCCAATGAAAAAAGACGAACAATTTGCTTTTACAGTGGGAAGTAAAAATTATGTTACACCCTATACCAAAGAATATTTATCAAAAGTTGATTATAATATGTGGCTGGGGCCAACACCTGAGTTACCTTTTAACCGAAACCGCTTTCACTACAACTGGCACTGGAACTGGCTTTACGGAAACGGAGATATGGGAAATCAGGGCGTTCACGAAATGGATATCGCCCGCTGGGGACTGGGGGTAAAACTTCCCGCCAAAATAAGTTCAATTGGCGGTCATTTTGTTTTTAACGATGCACAAACCACTCCCAATGACCAGATAACGGTTTTTGAATTTCCAAATCCTGATGGTAGCGGCGATAAAAAGAAAATCTTACAATTTGAAGTGCGCCATTGGATGACCAACCGGGAGTTGGCAAGCAAAGCAGGCGAGACCGGCAATACTTATATGGTGAGCGATACTAACGAAATTGGAAATCTGTTTTATGGTTCAGATGGTTTTATGAGCAAAACCGTAAACAACTGGCGGGTTTTTGAAGGACAAAAGCGAGAAACGGGAGCGTCGGGTGACGGATTGGGCAACCACTACCAGAATTTTATTCATGCTATTCGGGCCAATGATCAAAAACTGGCAAAAGCAGATATCGAAGAAGGTTTTTACAGTTGTGCGCTCATTCACCTCGGGAATATTTCTTACCGTTTGGGAAGAACACTGGAGTTTGACCCGGAAACGATGAAATTTATAAACGATCCGGAAGCAGATACAATGCTTACGCGCGAATACCGTGAACCGTTTGTGGTGCCGGAACACGTTTAA
- a CDS encoding 3-keto-disaccharide hydrolase translates to MKQKKLSGLAAVVLLTILSIQFSVAQSHNQLSQKEKAEGWQLLFNGKDFTGWRGVNKDVFPAKGWAVKNNTITCTGEDGGSIITKEKFGDFELSWQWKMVSPAANSGIKYFVAEREGDTGGYGYGIEYQLLDDPEYIKSGQMKTNDFHTTGAAYELYPPSPDKKTKKMGDWNSSRIVSKNGKVEHWLNGKKVLEYDRFSSSFEEKVAASKFKDVTNFGQHTEGHILLQDHDSEIYFRNIKLKKL, encoded by the coding sequence ATGAAACAAAAAAAACTATCCGGATTAGCTGCTGTAGTTTTATTGACTATTTTGTCCATACAATTTTCAGTCGCACAATCGCACAACCAGCTTTCACAAAAAGAAAAAGCAGAAGGATGGCAACTCCTTTTTAACGGAAAAGACTTTACCGGATGGCGGGGAGTAAATAAAGATGTTTTCCCGGCAAAAGGCTGGGCAGTGAAAAACAACACGATAACCTGCACAGGTGAAGATGGTGGAAGTATCATTACAAAAGAAAAATTTGGAGATTTTGAACTCTCGTGGCAGTGGAAAATGGTTTCGCCTGCAGCCAATTCAGGTATCAAATACTTTGTTGCAGAAAGAGAAGGAGATACCGGTGGTTATGGTTATGGAATCGAGTACCAGTTACTCGACGACCCGGAATATATAAAATCGGGGCAAATGAAAACCAACGATTTTCATACCACCGGCGCTGCCTATGAATTGTATCCTCCATCGCCCGATAAAAAAACAAAAAAAATGGGCGACTGGAACAGCAGTAGGATCGTTTCAAAAAACGGGAAAGTTGAACACTGGTTAAATGGTAAAAAAGTTTTGGAATACGACCGATTCAGTAGCAGCTTCGAAGAAAAAGTAGCGGCCAGTAAGTTTAAAGATGTTACCAATTTTGGACAGCATACAGAAGGACACATTTTATTACAGGATCACGATAGCGAAATCTATTTCAGAAATATCAAATTAAAAAAACTATAA
- a CDS encoding mechanosensitive ion channel family protein: protein MDAIRTYLTETTGLTHESLNKIILSLIIIFILWLLRLIILRIVWRQTKNVKTRYQWKRSISMIIPFIGIILVGSVWVQAFRQFGAFLGLFSAGLAIALKDPLTNLAGWFFIMFRKPFIVGDRVQIGEHAGDVIDIRLFQFTILEIGNWVEADQSTGRIIHLPNGKVFMEAQANYSTGFEFIWNEIKVTLTFESNWEKGKNILQQIINEHAEHISKDAEKEIFKASRNYMIYYHHLTPIVYTRVKDVGVQLTIRYLCNPRKRRGSENEIWQNILLQFKNHDDIQFAYPTTRFYKYGEEKN, encoded by the coding sequence ATGGATGCCATTCGCACCTATTTAACAGAAACCACCGGATTAACCCACGAAAGCCTTAATAAAATAATATTGTCGCTTATTATTATTTTTATTTTGTGGCTTTTGCGTTTAATCATTCTGCGAATTGTCTGGCGTCAAACAAAAAATGTAAAAACACGCTACCAGTGGAAGCGGTCTATTTCTATGATTATTCCGTTTATCGGAATTATTTTGGTGGGCAGTGTCTGGGTACAGGCTTTTCGCCAGTTTGGAGCTTTTCTTGGTCTGTTTTCGGCAGGTTTGGCAATTGCATTAAAAGACCCGCTGACCAATCTTGCGGGATGGTTTTTTATCATGTTTCGAAAACCTTTTATTGTTGGCGACCGGGTGCAGATTGGAGAACATGCCGGAGACGTGATTGATATCCGGCTTTTTCAGTTCACCATTCTTGAAATTGGCAATTGGGTGGAGGCCGACCAAAGTACAGGAAGAATAATTCATTTGCCCAACGGAAAAGTGTTTATGGAAGCCCAGGCCAATTACAGCACCGGCTTTGAATTCATCTGGAATGAAATAAAAGTAACCCTCACTTTTGAAAGCAACTGGGAGAAAGGGAAAAACATTCTTCAGCAAATTATAAATGAACATGCCGAACATATCAGCAAAGATGCTGAAAAAGAAATATTTAAGGCAAGCAGAAACTATATGATTTATTACCATCATCTTACACCGATTGTATACACTAGAGTAAAAGATGTTGGTGTGCAACTTACGATTCGCTATCTGTGTAATCCAAGAAAACGAAGAGGATCGGAAAACGAAATCTGGCAAAACATTCTGCTACAATTTAAAAATCACGATGACATTCAATTTGCTTATCCAACAACCCGTTTTTATAAATATGGTGAAGAAAAAAATTAA
- a CDS encoding NAD-dependent epimerase/dehydratase family protein, protein MQVILGSGGAIGVDLAHEIKKYDKKVRLVSRNPQKINDDDELFPCDLTNNDEVEKAVQGADVAYLVVGLPYKAKVWQKLWPLVMQNVISACKKHKTKLVFFDNIYMYNPEALNPMTEETEIRPSSKKGKVRAQIAQMILDEVAAGNIEALIARSADFYGPAINNGALNETVFKNLKAGKKAIWFCSLNTKHNYTYTPDAAKATALLGNTQNAYGQVWHLPTAGPHTGKEWIEMVASETGVKPKFQVASKFLISVMGLFNPVMKELVEMLYQYDRDYVFDSSKFETVFKMKATPVKIAIKEIVKAG, encoded by the coding sequence ATGCAAGTAATTTTAGGATCAGGAGGTGCAATAGGAGTTGACCTTGCACATGAAATAAAAAAATACGATAAAAAAGTACGTCTAGTAAGCCGAAACCCTCAAAAAATAAATGATGACGACGAGCTTTTTCCCTGCGACCTGACAAATAACGACGAAGTTGAAAAAGCGGTTCAGGGAGCAGATGTTGCTTACCTGGTAGTAGGCCTACCTTATAAAGCAAAAGTATGGCAGAAATTATGGCCGCTGGTGATGCAAAATGTTATTTCGGCCTGTAAAAAACATAAAACAAAACTGGTCTTTTTCGACAATATTTACATGTACAACCCGGAAGCACTAAATCCGATGACCGAAGAAACAGAAATCCGGCCATCGAGCAAAAAAGGAAAAGTACGGGCCCAAATCGCTCAGATGATTTTAGACGAAGTAGCTGCCGGAAATATCGAAGCTTTGATTGCACGTTCAGCCGATTTTTACGGCCCGGCTATCAATAATGGCGCTTTAAACGAAACCGTGTTCAAAAATCTTAAAGCAGGAAAAAAAGCCATCTGGTTTTGTAGCTTAAACACCAAGCACAATTATACCTACACACCCGATGCAGCCAAAGCAACAGCGCTTCTCGGCAACACCCAAAATGCATACGGACAGGTTTGGCATTTGCCCACTGCCGGGCCGCATACAGGAAAAGAGTGGATAGAAATGGTTGCCTCTGAAACCGGTGTAAAACCGAAATTTCAGGTAGCCTCAAAATTCCTGATTTCTGTTATGGGATTGTTTAATCCAGTTATGAAAGAACTTGTTGAAATGTTGTATCAATACGATAGGGATTATGTTTTCGACAGTTCGAAATTTGAAACTGTTTTTAAAATGAAAGCCACTCCCGTAAAAATTGCAATCAAAGAAATTGTGAAAGCGGGTTAA
- the corA gene encoding magnesium/cobalt transporter CorA, whose translation MARFLKSRKSSHGASPGSLIFIGNRKMEKSEIHLIAYNKETLIEKQIDNLDEIQNGLPDESVLWINIYGLQDTQLIEKIGEKFTIPPLELEDILNTDQRPKIIENENNLTVFLKVLEYDQENTRVAGDHISMVVGNNYVITFQERVARYFEPVRERIRNNKGRIRKTGPDYLAYALIDTLVDGYLQSIENLGAVIENMEEEVFTETRKEIVQKIYRLKMNVSFIRKSVFPLKEMMLVLNKTESKFIQKKTYSFFKDLLDLSTQAMEAVDIYYNMTNDYLNIYHANVGNRTNDVMKVLTIFASIFIPLTFIAGVYGTNFDFLPELHFKYSYFIMLGLMVVIAGAMLYYFKRKDWL comes from the coding sequence ATGGCACGATTTTTAAAAAGCCGCAAAAGTTCGCATGGTGCTTCACCCGGTTCACTGATTTTTATCGGGAACAGAAAAATGGAAAAATCAGAGATCCATTTAATAGCATACAACAAAGAAACACTTATTGAGAAACAGATTGATAACCTGGATGAAATACAAAATGGTCTTCCCGATGAATCGGTTTTATGGATAAACATATATGGTTTACAAGACACACAACTCATTGAAAAAATTGGTGAAAAATTTACCATCCCGCCACTTGAACTGGAAGACATATTAAACACAGACCAGCGTCCAAAAATTATTGAAAATGAAAACAACCTCACCGTTTTTCTGAAAGTTCTGGAATACGATCAGGAAAATACCCGGGTCGCAGGAGATCATATTTCAATGGTAGTGGGGAACAATTATGTAATAACGTTCCAGGAACGGGTAGCACGTTATTTTGAACCGGTGCGCGAGCGTATCAGGAACAATAAAGGAAGAATCAGAAAAACCGGCCCGGATTATCTGGCATATGCTTTAATTGATACCCTGGTAGATGGATATCTTCAAAGTATTGAAAATTTGGGAGCCGTTATTGAAAATATGGAAGAAGAAGTATTTACGGAAACCAGAAAAGAAATTGTTCAGAAAATTTACCGGCTCAAAATGAATGTCAGTTTTATTCGCAAAAGCGTTTTCCCTTTAAAGGAAATGATGCTCGTCCTAAATAAAACCGAATCAAAATTTATCCAGAAAAAAACATACTCTTTTTTTAAAGATTTACTCGATTTGTCGACGCAGGCAATGGAAGCTGTGGATATATACTACAACATGACCAACGACTACCTTAATATTTACCACGCAAATGTGGGAAATCGAACAAATGATGTGATGAAAGTACTCACCATTTTTGCATCGATATTTATTCCCCTCACTTTTATTGCAGGAGTATACGGAACTAATTTTGACTTTTTGCCCGAGTTGCATTTCAAATACAGCTATTTTATTATGCTTGGTCTGATGGTGGTTATTGCGGGGGCTATGTTGTACTATTTCAAACGAAAAGACTGGCTTTAA
- a CDS encoding amino acid permease, translated as MNNNPKKFGTAPVFFTAISTILGAILFLRFGYAVGTLGFWGVILIIFLGHLVTIPTALAISEIATNKRVEGGGEYFIISRSFGLNIGATIGIALFMSQAISVAFYVIAFTESFEFLFNFLQEKYNFALRRQVISLPVMALLAILIIKKGANLGVKALYFVVAILLVSLVLFFLGTTGHADSTTYSLSHAELRNPQDFFIVFAIIFPAFTGMTAGVGLSGDLKKPSRAIPLGTTLATISGMIIYFFIVYKLAKSAPVEDLIEHQLIMSKIAVGGAIVIPLGLAASTISSALGSVMVAPRTLQALALDHAFPSKKVNRWLAAANVKDNEPKNASVVTAVIAFIFVALGDVNAVATIISMFFMVTYGSLCLISFLNHFGSSPSYRPSFRSKWYISLTGFLVAVWVMFKINTPYALLSFAVISLIYIYINHYHKYRKGFASIFTNALFQLNRNLQILIQNKNSKKTHKEWRPSAICISKDSFKRDKAFLLLNWIAFKYGFGTYLHRIEGYYSKSTVQTAKNESERLLSMFSDVGNHVYIDTLISPSYTSAIAQAIQIPGIAGMENNMIIFEYDKDNPDNLEDIIDNFSLVNSGDFDICILASSGKSIPFKNGIHVWINSLDSENANLMILLSFIILGHPDWKKGYIQIFEICLPERMEETRQKMKELVNSGRLPITAKNIKIIPQEPNVSRKAIINQYSEKAGLTLIGVREELVKHEKEKLFEGYDTIGTTLFVHSKYQKEIE; from the coding sequence ATGAATAATAATCCCAAAAAATTTGGAACAGCTCCGGTATTTTTTACGGCTATTTCTACCATTTTAGGAGCAATTCTGTTTTTGCGCTTTGGCTACGCAGTGGGAACGCTGGGTTTCTGGGGAGTGATACTAATTATCTTTTTAGGTCATCTTGTCACTATTCCAACAGCTTTAGCCATTTCGGAAATTGCCACAAACAAACGTGTTGAAGGTGGAGGAGAATACTTTATTATTTCACGCTCCTTTGGATTAAATATTGGTGCAACAATCGGGATCGCCTTGTTTATGTCTCAAGCTATAAGTGTTGCGTTTTACGTTATTGCCTTTACCGAATCCTTTGAATTTCTGTTTAACTTTCTGCAGGAAAAGTACAACTTTGCTTTACGCAGGCAAGTAATCAGCTTGCCTGTTATGGCTTTGCTGGCCATTTTAATCATCAAAAAAGGAGCCAATCTTGGTGTAAAAGCTTTGTATTTTGTTGTCGCCATTTTGCTGGTTTCCCTGGTTTTATTTTTTCTCGGAACAACAGGGCATGCTGATTCAACAACATACAGTCTTTCGCATGCTGAATTAAGAAACCCGCAAGACTTTTTTATTGTCTTTGCCATTATTTTTCCTGCATTTACAGGAATGACGGCCGGAGTCGGACTTTCAGGCGATTTGAAAAAACCTTCCCGCGCTATTCCGCTTGGAACAACACTGGCAACCATTTCAGGAATGATTATTTACTTTTTTATTGTTTACAAACTGGCCAAATCGGCGCCCGTTGAAGACTTGATTGAGCACCAGTTAATAATGAGCAAAATTGCTGTGGGGGGGGCAATTGTTATTCCTCTTGGCCTTGCTGCCTCAACAATTTCGTCGGCATTAGGTTCGGTTATGGTAGCTCCACGAACATTGCAGGCATTGGCGCTCGACCATGCTTTCCCATCTAAAAAAGTGAACCGCTGGCTGGCTGCAGCAAATGTAAAAGATAACGAGCCTAAAAATGCTTCTGTTGTAACGGCTGTGATTGCGTTTATCTTTGTTGCACTTGGCGATGTTAATGCCGTTGCCACTATTATTTCCATGTTTTTTATGGTTACTTATGGTTCGCTCTGTCTGATTTCTTTTCTGAACCATTTTGGCTCATCGCCTTCCTACAGGCCTTCATTTCGGTCGAAATGGTATATCTCACTCACCGGTTTTCTGGTTGCTGTGTGGGTGATGTTTAAAATAAATACGCCTTACGCACTACTCTCATTTGCTGTTATTTCTTTAATTTATATTTATATTAATCACTACCACAAATACCGAAAAGGATTTGCCTCCATTTTTACCAATGCCCTTTTCCAGTTAAACCGAAACCTTCAAATTCTGATTCAAAATAAAAACAGTAAAAAAACACATAAAGAGTGGCGTCCCAGTGCCATCTGCATTTCGAAAGACTCTTTTAAACGCGACAAAGCATTTCTGTTGCTCAACTGGATTGCCTTCAAATATGGTTTTGGAACCTATTTGCATCGTATCGAAGGTTACTATTCAAAATCCACTGTTCAAACAGCAAAAAATGAATCTGAACGACTGCTTTCGATGTTTAGCGACGTGGGAAACCATGTATACATCGACACGCTTATTTCGCCATCATACACCTCTGCAATTGCTCAGGCCATACAAATTCCAGGTATTGCCGGCATGGAAAATAACATGATTATTTTTGAGTACGACAAAGATAATCCCGATAATCTGGAAGATATAATCGACAATTTCTCGTTGGTAAACTCAGGCGATTTTGACATCTGTATTTTAGCGAGCAGCGGGAAATCCATTCCGTTTAAAAATGGGATCCATGTCTGGATAAATTCGCTGGATTCTGAAAATGCAAACCTGATGATTCTTTTGAGTTTTATCATTTTAGGTCACCCGGACTGGAAGAAAGGGTACATCCAGATTTTTGAAATTTGTTTGCCCGAAAGAATGGAAGAAACCCGCCAAAAGATGAAAGAGCTGGTAAATTCCGGACGCCTGCCAATTACAGCAAAGAACATAAAAATCATTCCACAGGAGCCAAATGTTTCAAGAAAAGCAATCATCAATCAATATTCTGAAAAAGCCGGTTTAACGTTAATTGGCGTCCGCGAGGAGTTGGTTAAACACGAAAAGGAAAAACTATTTGAAGGATACGATACAATTGGAACAACCCTGTTTGTTCATTCCAAATATCAAAAGGAGATTGAATAA
- a CDS encoding thermonuclease family protein: MYQYKATVKRIVDGDTLDVVIDLGFKITTNQRIRLANINTPETYNVKKDSDEYSRGMESKIFVEQRIAANNFEVIIETDKDVGKYGRYIGTIRLADNEITLNDELVKMGLAEYAKY; the protein is encoded by the coding sequence ATGTATCAGTATAAAGCTACAGTAAAAAGGATTGTTGACGGAGACACGCTTGATGTTGTTATCGATTTGGGATTTAAAATCACCACAAATCAACGTATTCGGCTCGCGAATATCAATACTCCTGAAACTTATAATGTAAAAAAAGATTCGGACGAATACTCCAGAGGAATGGAGTCTAAAATTTTTGTGGAACAAAGAATTGCCGCAAATAACTTTGAAGTAATTATTGAAACAGACAAGGATGTGGGTAAGTATGGTCGTTACATCGGAACAATAAGACTGGCAGACAATGAAATTACATTAAACGATGAATTGGTCAAAATGGGTTTGGCAGAATATGCGAAATACTAA